In Vanessa tameamea isolate UH-Manoa-2023 chromosome 19, ilVanTame1 primary haplotype, whole genome shotgun sequence, one genomic interval encodes:
- the LOC113399393 gene encoding NPC intracellular cholesterol transporter 2-like translates to MQVIQVFKASERLHTRRSHLLITADVNMFTLSVVVFSFLAFTAATNVQQCPGKSFEGLKDRVQLSPCKKLPCRLKKGTDQNITIQFTPDKDITEVKNQVSADVAGISLPFIGVDGLPICQKLETENGEKASCPLQAGTKYVYKDSFPILEFYPKIESTVQWALKDGENDIICFKVPVKIV, encoded by the exons ATGCAAGTGATTCAAGTGTTTAAAGCGAGCGAACGCCTGCACACGCGGCGCAGTCATCTACTGATCACAGCAGACGTCAATATGTTTACACTAAGCGTGGTTGTGTTTTCCTTTCTGGCGTTCACCGCTGCTACTAACGTGCAACAATGCCCAG GAAAATCGTTCGAGGGATTGAAAGATAGAGTTCAATTATCACCATGTAAGAAATTGCCCTGTCGTCTTAAGAAGGGAACCGACCAAAATATTACAATCCAGTTTACTCCAG ATAAAGATATAACAGAAGTTAAAAACCAAGTTTCGGCTGATGTGGCTGGAATCTCCTTGCCGTTCATTGGAGTTGATGGGCTTCCAATTTGCCAAAAACTTGAAACTGAAAATGGAGAAAAAGCATCATGTCCTCTACAAGCGGGCACTAAATACGTTTATAAGGATTCCTTCCCCATACTAGAATTTTACCCTAAGATAGAGTCCACTGTACAGTGGGCGTTAAAAGATGGTGAAAATGATATCATATGCTTCAAAGTACCCGTGAAGATTGTATAG
- the LOC113399395 gene encoding ecdysteroid-regulated 16 kDa protein-like yields the protein MNKLYLTIAILLAVAILVVRSDETPSEQCPGQEFDNLRERIQVLPCSKSRCKLRKGTNTTVIFKFKPKQVVHKLTNDVYAMIAGIPLPFIGVAGVSACTQVKHADTGETAPCPLEANKEYVYTNSFHIESFYPQVQLRVHWGLNDGKEDVVCFEVPAIITAASKKN from the exons ATGAATAAGCTATACTTAACCATTGCAATTTTATTAGCAGTTGCAATATTAGTCGTGCGAAGTGATGAAACGCCTTCGGAACAATGCCCAg GTCAAGAATTCGATAATCTTCGTGAGAGAATCCAGGTGCTACCATGTTCGAAGTCACGTTGTAAGCTGCGTAAAGGAACCAACACGACCGTGATCTTCAAATTTAAACCAA AACAAGTTGTCCACAAACTTACGAACGACGTCTACGCCATGATCGCCGGTATCCCATTGCCATTTATTGGCGTCGCTGGTGTGAGCGCGTGCACTCAGGTGAAGCACGCCGACACCGGGGAGACTGCGCCTTGTCCCCTGGAGGCCAACAAGGAATACGTCTACACTAACTCTTTCCATATAGAGTCCTTCTATCCACAAGTACAACTTCGCGTGCACTGGGGACTCAACGATGGCAAAGAGGATGTAGTGTGTTTTGAAGTACCGGCAATCATTACAGCAGCTTCTAAGAAGAAttaa